The proteins below come from a single Triplophysa rosa linkage group LG12, Trosa_1v2, whole genome shotgun sequence genomic window:
- the LOC130562529 gene encoding uncharacterized protein LOC130562529 isoform X1, producing the protein MAKRKRDNGADTNRWDRVVEEKFVELWQQYSCLYDISSRDYHDKEIKDESWRTIAEAVQQPVVKVQTKASSLRTQYGKVLRIKQNGCSDKELTSRQKWLLKKLKFLQPFVIHRVSQITVSLDEFENDITDDDEEDQEIEEDVSESSTSHHTSRPSTPIPTPEASSSNYRQVTVNYPERPNNRKAKKKPREKSVDQIEMEKVKILKTMSETLLDASQDVDQTFAKQVVSEMKLIKDPLTKMRLRRNILMMLYDAHENEVSSASNPDPTINCVKCEPE; encoded by the exons ATGGCGAAACGAAAGAGAGACAATGGCGCTGATACAAACAGGTGGGACAGAGTAGTTGAGGAAAAGTTCGTGGAGTTATGGCAACAATACTCCTGCCTTTATGATATTTCATCGAGGGACTACCACGACAAAGAAATAAAAGACGAATCATGGCGAACGATAGCGGAGGCAGTTCAGCAACCCG TCGTCAAGGTCCAAACAAAAGCTTCTTCCCTCCGAACACAATATGGGAAAGTGCTCCGTATAAAACAGAATGGTTGCAGTGACAAAGAACTAACTTCCAGACAGAAGTGgcttttaaaaaaactgaagtttTTACAACCCTTTGTTATCCACCGGGTGTCTCAGATTACAGTGAGT TTGGATGAGTTTGAAAATGACATCacagatgatgatgaagaagacCAGGAGATAGAGGAAGATGTGTCCGAGTCATCCACTTCCCACCACACATCTAGACCATCAACTCCAATACCCACACCTGAAGCCTCCTCATCCAACTATCGTCAGGTCACAGTCAATTATCCTGAAAGACCAAATAACAGGAAGGCCAAAAAGAAGCCAAGAGAAAAATCCGTGGATCAAATCGAAATGGAGAAAGTAAAGATTTTGAAAACTATGTCTGAAACACTGCTAGATGCCAGTCAGGATGTTGATCAAACATTTGCCAAACAGGTAGTTTCAGAGATGAAGCTAATCAAAGACCCGTTGACCAAGATGAGACTGCGTCGCAACATCCTTATGATGTTATACGACGCACATGAAAATGAGGTGAGCTCTGCATCGAATCCAGACCCCACAATAAACTGTGTAAAATGTGAACCTGAATAA
- the LOC130562529 gene encoding uncharacterized protein LOC130562529 isoform X2, which produces MAKRKRDNGADTNRWDRVVEEKFVELWQQYSCLYDISSRDYHDKEIKDESWRTIAEAVQQPVVKVQTKASSLRTQYGKVLRIKQNGCSDKELTSRQKWLLKKLKFLQPFVIHRVSQITLDEFENDITDDDEEDQEIEEDVSESSTSHHTSRPSTPIPTPEASSSNYRQVTVNYPERPNNRKAKKKPREKSVDQIEMEKVKILKTMSETLLDASQDVDQTFAKQVVSEMKLIKDPLTKMRLRRNILMMLYDAHENEVSSASNPDPTINCVKCEPE; this is translated from the exons ATGGCGAAACGAAAGAGAGACAATGGCGCTGATACAAACAGGTGGGACAGAGTAGTTGAGGAAAAGTTCGTGGAGTTATGGCAACAATACTCCTGCCTTTATGATATTTCATCGAGGGACTACCACGACAAAGAAATAAAAGACGAATCATGGCGAACGATAGCGGAGGCAGTTCAGCAACCCG TCGTCAAGGTCCAAACAAAAGCTTCTTCCCTCCGAACACAATATGGGAAAGTGCTCCGTATAAAACAGAATGGTTGCAGTGACAAAGAACTAACTTCCAGACAGAAGTGgcttttaaaaaaactgaagtttTTACAACCCTTTGTTATCCACCGGGTGTCTCAGATTACA TTGGATGAGTTTGAAAATGACATCacagatgatgatgaagaagacCAGGAGATAGAGGAAGATGTGTCCGAGTCATCCACTTCCCACCACACATCTAGACCATCAACTCCAATACCCACACCTGAAGCCTCCTCATCCAACTATCGTCAGGTCACAGTCAATTATCCTGAAAGACCAAATAACAGGAAGGCCAAAAAGAAGCCAAGAGAAAAATCCGTGGATCAAATCGAAATGGAGAAAGTAAAGATTTTGAAAACTATGTCTGAAACACTGCTAGATGCCAGTCAGGATGTTGATCAAACATTTGCCAAACAGGTAGTTTCAGAGATGAAGCTAATCAAAGACCCGTTGACCAAGATGAGACTGCGTCGCAACATCCTTATGATGTTATACGACGCACATGAAAATGAGGTGAGCTCTGCATCGAATCCAGACCCCACAATAAACTGTGTAAAATGTGAACCTGAATAA